The following are from one region of the Nitrospirota bacterium genome:
- the rplC gene encoding 50S ribosomal protein L3: MNAERTGIIGRKLGMTQIFTETGNVVPVTLIEAGPCSVIQIKTVERDGYDSVKVGFIETKKANKPMKGIFEKSGLKPTRVIREFPIDGLKVGDFVTVDRFAAGDVVKVAGVSKGKGFQGVMKRHNYAGGPGGHGSMFNRAPGSIGASSFPSRVWKNKGMPGHMGSERVTVRNLTIVGVRAEQNVLIVKGAVPGAKGDIVEIRKGF, translated from the coding sequence ATGAACGCTGAAAGAACCGGTATAATAGGCAGAAAGTTGGGAATGACCCAGATATTTACAGAGACAGGGAACGTTGTGCCTGTAACTTTAATAGAGGCAGGTCCGTGTAGTGTCATCCAGATAAAGACCGTTGAACGAGATGGGTATGATTCTGTGAAGGTTGGCTTTATAGAGACAAAGAAGGCTAACAAGCCTATGAAGGGAATTTTTGAGAAGTCAGGTCTAAAGCCAACACGGGTAATCAGAGAGTTTCCAATAGACGGACTGAAAGTAGGTGACTTTGTAACAGTGGATAGATTTGCAGCAGGCGATGTGGTAAAGGTAGCAGGAGTGTCAAAAGGAAAGGGCTTTCAGGGAGTAATGAAGAGGCATAATTATGCCGGAGGTCCTGGCGGCCACGGTTCGATGTTTAACAGAGCGCCGGGCTCAATTGGTGCTAGTTCGTTTCCTTCAAGGGTTTGGAAAAATAAGGGAATGCCTGGACACATGGGCTCAGAGAGAGTTACGGTTAGAAATCTCACTATAGTAGGAGTCAGGGCAGAGCAAAATGTGTTAATAGTTAAGGGTGCGGTGCCCGGAGCAAAGGGCGATATAGTGGAAATAAGGAAGGGTTTTTAA
- the rpsJ gene encoding 30S ribosomal protein S10 has product MNEKIRIKLRAFDHRLLDQSVKEIVDTVHRTGARIAGPVPLPTHIQKFTVLRSPHVDKKSREQFEIRTHKRLIDIHDPTQQTVDALMQLELAAGVDVEIKL; this is encoded by the coding sequence TTGAACGAAAAAATCAGAATAAAACTAAGGGCATTTGACCACAGACTGCTTGATCAGTCTGTAAAGGAAATTGTTGACACTGTGCACAGAACAGGCGCAAGAATAGCAGGGCCTGTGCCGCTGCCAACGCATATTCAGAAATTCACTGTTTTGAGGTCGCCTCATGTGGATAAGAAGTCCAGAGAGCAGTTTGAGATAAGGACACATAAACGGCTGATTGATATTCATGACCCAACTCAGCAGACAGTGGATGCCCTTATGCAGTTAGAGTTAGCAGCCGGAGTTGATGTGGAGATAAAGCTATGA